In Paracoccus aminophilus JCM 7686, a single window of DNA contains:
- a CDS encoding HlyD family secretion protein, with protein sequence MLEFLLCLMVTIFPDYLFRRFFQGKRLGNEINLYSVWYELRWGITACILLTVSLITMIFYYHPSTTNVTKAFRTITIQPEMIGRVEEVYVTRFQHVEAGQALFRMEDSRQAAALDTAEKSLAELEASAKVSQTELEGIDGRIAQARAAHDLAWDDLQTYQELRNRNASTTTRTELNRLQAVVDARVGELDAALASKRTLQTKLGSLLPAELESAKAKIREAQVAVDRTTVYAGVAGTLQQFTLRPGEVINPLMRPAGILVPDDAGDETLVVGFNQVEAQVLKPGMIAEVTCASKPYQIIPMVLTEVQDVIASGQVRASDQLVDAQQLAKPGTITATLEPLYAGQIADIPRGSSCIANAYTNNHDRLSDPNTGPGQAIFLHAVDATAMVHAMLLRIQAVALPVKTLVLSGH encoded by the coding sequence ATGCTTGAGTTTCTTCTATGCTTGATGGTCACGATTTTTCCGGACTATCTTTTTCGGCGCTTTTTTCAGGGCAAGCGCCTTGGCAACGAGATTAATCTTTACTCGGTCTGGTATGAGCTGAGGTGGGGCATTACGGCCTGCATCTTGTTGACCGTCAGCTTGATCACGATGATCTTTTATTATCACCCCTCGACGACCAATGTGACCAAGGCGTTTCGCACCATCACCATCCAACCCGAGATGATCGGTCGCGTGGAAGAGGTCTATGTGACGCGCTTTCAACATGTGGAAGCCGGGCAGGCGCTGTTTAGGATGGAGGACTCGCGGCAGGCTGCGGCTCTGGATACGGCTGAAAAAAGCCTTGCCGAATTAGAGGCTTCGGCCAAGGTGTCGCAAACCGAACTTGAAGGGATCGACGGGCGTATCGCACAGGCGCGGGCCGCACATGATCTGGCGTGGGACGATTTGCAGACCTATCAGGAACTGCGCAACCGTAACGCCTCGACCACTACGCGCACCGAACTGAACCGGCTGCAAGCGGTCGTAGATGCCCGGGTGGGCGAGTTGGATGCCGCGCTGGCCAGTAAGCGCACATTGCAAACAAAGCTTGGATCGCTTCTACCCGCCGAACTGGAAAGCGCAAAGGCCAAGATCCGCGAAGCGCAGGTCGCGGTGGATCGCACCACGGTATATGCAGGTGTCGCGGGGACTCTGCAGCAATTCACGTTGCGCCCGGGCGAGGTGATCAACCCATTGATGCGTCCTGCCGGGATCCTTGTTCCCGACGATGCGGGCGATGAGACGCTGGTGGTGGGCTTCAATCAAGTCGAGGCGCAAGTCCTGAAACCTGGTATGATTGCTGAGGTCACATGTGCCTCTAAACCCTATCAAATCATCCCGATGGTCTTGACCGAGGTGCAAGATGTCATTGCCTCGGGGCAAGTGCGCGCATCAGATCAGCTGGTGGATGCCCAGCAATTGGCAAAGCCGGGAACGATCACGGCCACGCTCGAGCCACTTTATGCCGGTCAGATCGCCGATATTCCGCGCGGCAGCAGTTGCATTGCCAATGCCTATACTAATAACCATGATCGTCTAAGCGACCCGAACACAGGCCCCGGCCAAGCGATTTTCCTTCACGCGGTCGATGCGACAGCTATGGTTCATGCAATGCTTCTGCGGATCCAAGCTGTGGCCCTGCCGGTCAAGACGCTGGTGCTCAGCGGTCATTGA
- a CDS encoding TniQ family protein has product MAVISPNSPYEASETALSYAARLSFVHTGMTIRRLLEDLDLGRDRFLTGKPEAIESFAADVGADPLQLSRGTVELLSRYGRFRGEDISTGFISTKVRKFCPQCLMEDGAREAWKHRLLWCFQHVDGCAVHGVRLAELAGSEKVCDLREVIEGRTALEALNTTEPFSAPDWQTWLSARLEGAADDPWLADHTIEQVVAASEMIGAVLGHGQQIRLRSLSRQERSDAVERGFSYYREGQGGVMAALDEIQARSSARAVQAGPLAVYGRLYDWLEGGAKLIDPGPIRPLLRDRILSHIPMAKGERLLGEEVTERRLHSVVSLGETLGIHRKRLTRLLAKLGLAPEGASDAETGLLTFPVGEVEELQKDVAHAIPYEEVANHLGASIRQVQMLYGAGMIMPLFPPAGAGSVRRLVFARRHLDAFLNQVSRADVLDGDVGDDFVSIAVACQRIGMMTPDLVDAVFTGRIQGWRDPSLSGLAALKVRLDDVRSLKAATEIRAA; this is encoded by the coding sequence ATGGCCGTTATCTCGCCAAATTCGCCCTATGAAGCCTCCGAAACGGCACTGTCCTATGCGGCCCGGCTCTCGTTCGTTCATACTGGCATGACGATCCGGCGCCTGCTCGAAGATCTTGATCTTGGCCGCGACCGGTTCCTGACCGGCAAGCCCGAGGCCATCGAGAGCTTCGCCGCGGATGTCGGCGCCGATCCGTTGCAACTGTCTCGTGGCACCGTAGAACTTCTGTCGCGATATGGCCGGTTCAGGGGCGAGGACATCAGCACGGGTTTCATCTCCACCAAAGTCCGCAAATTCTGCCCTCAATGTCTTATGGAGGATGGCGCCCGTGAGGCATGGAAGCATCGGTTGCTCTGGTGCTTTCAACATGTCGATGGATGTGCAGTTCATGGGGTTCGGCTGGCGGAGCTTGCCGGCAGCGAGAAGGTCTGTGACCTTCGCGAGGTGATCGAAGGCAGAACGGCCCTTGAGGCCCTGAACACGACCGAGCCGTTTTCTGCACCGGATTGGCAGACCTGGCTTTCGGCGCGGCTTGAGGGTGCGGCGGATGATCCGTGGCTGGCCGATCACACGATCGAACAGGTCGTTGCAGCTTCGGAGATGATCGGCGCTGTTCTTGGCCATGGCCAGCAGATCCGTCTGCGAAGCCTCTCCCGTCAGGAAAGGTCGGATGCCGTCGAGCGGGGGTTTTCCTATTATCGCGAAGGGCAGGGCGGCGTCATGGCAGCCCTTGACGAAATCCAGGCCCGGTCCTCGGCCCGGGCAGTTCAGGCCGGCCCTCTTGCCGTCTATGGCCGCCTTTACGACTGGCTCGAGGGGGGCGCGAAGCTGATCGATCCGGGGCCAATCCGACCGCTGCTGCGTGACCGTATCCTTTCCCACATCCCGATGGCAAAGGGCGAGCGCCTGCTTGGCGAAGAGGTCACGGAGCGCCGCCTGCATTCGGTTGTCAGCCTTGGCGAAACCCTTGGCATCCATCGTAAGCGCTTGACACGGCTTTTGGCAAAACTGGGCCTTGCTCCGGAAGGGGCGAGCGATGCCGAGACCGGCCTGCTGACCTTTCCTGTCGGCGAGGTTGAAGAGCTGCAGAAGGATGTCGCGCATGCGATCCCTTATGAGGAGGTCGCCAATCATCTTGGCGCAAGCATACGGCAGGTCCAGATGCTCTACGGGGCAGGGATGATCATGCCGCTATTTCCACCCGCTGGCGCAGGAAGCGTTCGGCGGCTGGTCTTTGCCAGAAGGCATCTCGACGCCTTCCTGAATCAGGTCTCGAGGGCTGATGTCCTGGATGGGGATGTTGGCGACGATTTCGTCTCGATTGCCGTCGCCTGTCAGCGCATCGGCATGATGACCCCGGACCTGGTCGATGCAGTTTTCACAGGGCGGATCCAGGGATGGCGCGATCCGTCACTCTCAGGATTGGCCGCGTTGAAGGTGCGTCTGGATGATGTCCGAAGCTTGAAGGCGGCAACGGAAATTCGGGCCGCCTGA
- a CDS encoding Hint domain-containing protein — MPILNDLTRLFDHTPGATGLPQPGQTYLPGNGPNSGTTFGQMRDGTQIDLADPNQIAAGDTLHWGGKEYEVTQLFQAELTWIGVNGGVEVRFNQNFIIQVADPADPSKTMMFWIPQDYTLPQNAVVPGIPQAALQGTAGSLEFISLTPITQIEWVRVQYNDVIDAVCFSTDALIETQSGLVAAGDLAVGDLVWTRDAGCQPIRWIGKRALSAEELAHAPHLCPIRIRAGALGANTPQTDLVVSPQHRMLIRSKIALRMFGAQEVLIAAQQLLGIEGVEEATDLASVTYVHILLDSHQIIHANGAEAESLFTGEQALRSVGPAAMDEILALFPELAETGFLPAPARPLIPGRAARHLAERHAQNLKPLFEATAS; from the coding sequence ATGCCCATCCTGAACGACCTGACGCGCCTTTTCGATCACACGCCCGGAGCAACCGGCCTGCCGCAACCGGGGCAAACCTATCTGCCCGGCAACGGCCCCAACTCTGGCACCACCTTTGGCCAGATGCGGGACGGAACCCAGATCGACCTTGCCGATCCCAACCAGATCGCAGCCGGAGACACCCTACATTGGGGCGGAAAAGAATATGAGGTGACCCAGCTGTTCCAAGCCGAACTGACTTGGATAGGGGTGAACGGTGGCGTCGAAGTTAGGTTTAATCAAAACTTCATCATCCAAGTGGCTGATCCGGCTGATCCATCAAAGACCATGATGTTCTGGATCCCTCAAGATTACACCTTGCCGCAGAACGCCGTCGTCCCAGGCATCCCGCAAGCCGCCCTGCAAGGCACCGCTGGCTCTCTCGAGTTCATCAGCCTGACCCCCATCACTCAAATTGAATGGGTGCGGGTCCAATACAACGACGTTATCGACGCGGTCTGCTTCTCGACAGATGCGCTGATCGAGACGCAATCGGGGCTGGTCGCGGCAGGTGATCTGGCCGTTGGCGATCTGGTCTGGACCCGGGACGCCGGATGCCAACCGATCCGCTGGATCGGGAAACGCGCGCTTTCCGCCGAAGAGCTCGCGCATGCCCCCCATCTCTGCCCGATCCGCATTCGCGCCGGTGCTTTGGGGGCGAACACCCCGCAAACCGATCTCGTCGTCTCGCCGCAGCACCGGATGCTCATCCGCTCGAAAATCGCGCTGCGCATGTTTGGCGCGCAAGAGGTGCTGATCGCCGCGCAGCAATTGCTGGGTATCGAGGGGGTTGAAGAGGCCACCGATCTGGCCAGCGTGACCTATGTCCACATCTTGCTCGACAGCCATCAGATCATCCATGCCAATGGCGCCGAGGCGGAATCGCTGTTCACCGGCGAACAGGCCTTGCGCAGCGTTGGCCCGGCGGCAATGGACGAGATCTTGGCGCTCTTTCCCGAGCTCGCCGAAACCGGCTTCCTGCCCGCTCCGGCCCGCCCGCTGATCCCAGGACGCGCCGCCCGCCATCTGGCAGAGCGCCACGCCCAGAACCTCAAACCGCTGTTCGAGGCCACCGCGTCTTAA
- a CDS encoding TniB family NTP-binding protein encodes MLLKERTSSALTSADLTDLPSRLAWLDDRYLRNARDEAFEEGLREIMKVDAEGKIVPEPIRDPLTGETNGFAVIGSSGDGKSAMIRRNLAKLVGFREQTPQSDGNYLAVNVPPEATIKSLATDILAKTGYGKVASSAKAHELWKMVRHRLILCKISLLWIDEAHHLLRGGAGRDLVGALQTLKNLMQEESGVAVIVSGIPKLREGLLTDPETNRRFKWQWLRPVGTASEDAVNIARFVTACCKNIGLLPPGDPHFAERLIFASHDGLGLSLALIKDSLRRALTVKDSQLTLDHARRTWELQHPEHDGLGPFADIHWPDLKKSLVDAGWA; translated from the coding sequence ATGCTTTTGAAAGAACGAACCTCTTCCGCGTTGACCTCGGCCGACCTCACGGACCTCCCCTCACGTTTGGCCTGGCTCGATGATCGCTACCTGCGAAACGCCCGTGACGAGGCTTTCGAGGAAGGCCTGCGTGAGATCATGAAAGTTGATGCGGAGGGCAAGATTGTCCCTGAGCCCATCCGTGATCCCCTGACAGGCGAGACCAATGGTTTTGCAGTGATCGGCAGTTCCGGCGATGGAAAGTCGGCGATGATCCGGCGTAACCTGGCAAAGCTGGTGGGGTTCCGCGAGCAAACGCCTCAGAGTGACGGCAATTACCTGGCGGTTAACGTGCCGCCCGAGGCGACGATCAAAAGCTTGGCCACAGATATCCTGGCCAAAACGGGATATGGAAAGGTGGCGAGCTCGGCCAAAGCACATGAGCTCTGGAAGATGGTCCGCCACCGTTTGATCCTTTGCAAAATCTCGTTGCTCTGGATCGACGAAGCCCATCACCTCTTGCGTGGGGGCGCTGGCCGGGATCTGGTTGGTGCGCTTCAGACCCTGAAAAATCTCATGCAGGAAGAAAGCGGCGTTGCGGTCATTGTCTCGGGCATTCCTAAGCTGCGCGAGGGTTTGCTGACCGATCCGGAGACCAACCGTCGCTTCAAATGGCAGTGGTTGCGGCCAGTCGGGACGGCCAGCGAAGATGCGGTCAATATCGCAAGGTTCGTGACCGCATGCTGCAAGAATATCGGGCTTCTGCCGCCTGGCGATCCGCATTTTGCGGAACGCTTGATCTTTGCATCTCACGACGGCTTGGGCCTGAGCCTTGCCCTGATCAAGGACAGCCTGCGACGGGCGCTCACCGTCAAGGATAGCCAACTGACCCTGGACCACGCCCGCCGCACATGGGAGCTGCAGCACCCTGAGCATGATGGGCTCGGGCCTTTCGCCGACATCCATTGGCCAGATCTCAAGAAGTCTCTGGTCGACGCAGGTTGGGCATGA
- a CDS encoding DUF6634 family protein, whose amino-acid sequence MSQDFFSHLQKARAAIKAVEIGPTAQELARAPEIDLWLPVLHHLGAPCLWGQVRDHPILGGDDIITSPVVALNIEEGWARSCSRWYRLGRPFFRLRDAIAAELSEMHPANLDLMFEFPGAYPIGDLDIAQRLIADFVALVREQTCGQQDGCGSADR is encoded by the coding sequence ATGTCTCAAGATTTCTTTTCGCATCTTCAGAAAGCGCGGGCGGCAATTAAGGCTGTCGAAATCGGCCCAACCGCCCAAGAACTGGCACGAGCGCCCGAGATCGATTTGTGGCTGCCGGTCTTGCATCATCTTGGTGCGCCGTGCCTGTGGGGGCAGGTCCGGGATCATCCCATTCTCGGCGGCGACGATATCATTACGTCGCCGGTGGTGGCGCTGAATATCGAGGAAGGCTGGGCCAGGAGTTGCAGCCGTTGGTACCGGCTGGGACGCCCCTTTTTTCGACTGCGGGATGCCATCGCCGCGGAATTGAGCGAAATGCACCCGGCGAATTTAGACCTTATGTTCGAGTTTCCCGGCGCCTATCCGATCGGAGATCTGGACATCGCTCAGCGGCTGATTGCGGATTTTGTCGCTCTCGTTCGCGAACAGACCTGCGGTCAACAGGACGGTTGCGGATCAGCAGATCGCTGA
- a CDS encoding AAA family ATPase has protein sequence MPSIRFIQSQLPDPMRSQEAIADRFLRNAKIRLARRSDMAIPRSIDGSIDQRSFDKFYPDLRLSYDQTHEIHRRATRIARWHEQSSPFYRMKDADRDILLRLREGAEVIPPPREEEAHRIGAALHAEMPWMSAASTLIMRDMLLSQKRKEIGFRCRPVILNGPPGVGKSFWARRLAELLGAPSIAIDATGESAGFSVGGVQKGWGSATPGRPLSLILQERIANPFIIIDEVEKAGRASSMRDTVPSITDALLPLLEPLSAAQWSCPYYQLVFDMSWISWIFTTNTVTSLPEPFLSRCRVVTVGQVMRDDLHSFARRQGKRRSLSAPSIEAILEVIIERERARQSVNLRMINRMLDLAEILETAPMLN, from the coding sequence ATGCCTTCCATCCGCTTCATTCAAAGCCAGCTTCCCGACCCAATGCGATCGCAGGAGGCAATCGCCGACCGTTTTCTCCGGAACGCCAAGATCCGACTGGCGCGTCGCTCGGACATGGCCATACCACGGTCGATCGACGGCAGCATTGATCAGCGCAGCTTTGACAAATTCTACCCTGATCTTCGGCTGTCCTATGATCAGACCCACGAGATCCACCGGCGGGCCACGCGCATCGCCAGATGGCATGAGCAGTCATCGCCTTTTTACCGCATGAAGGATGCGGACCGCGACATTCTGTTACGTCTGCGGGAGGGGGCCGAGGTCATCCCGCCTCCGCGGGAGGAGGAGGCACATCGGATCGGGGCTGCCCTTCATGCGGAAATGCCCTGGATGTCAGCAGCGAGCACATTGATCATGCGCGATATGCTGCTTTCGCAAAAGCGAAAGGAGATCGGGTTTCGCTGTCGGCCCGTCATCCTGAATGGCCCGCCCGGCGTCGGAAAATCTTTTTGGGCACGCAGGCTTGCAGAACTGCTTGGCGCGCCTTCCATCGCGATCGATGCCACCGGAGAGTCCGCGGGATTTAGCGTCGGCGGTGTCCAGAAGGGATGGGGCAGCGCCACACCGGGGCGACCCCTGAGCCTCATCCTGCAAGAGCGGATCGCCAATCCTTTTATCATCATCGACGAAGTTGAAAAAGCCGGACGTGCGAGTTCGATGCGCGACACGGTTCCGAGCATCACCGATGCACTTCTTCCGCTACTCGAGCCTCTATCGGCTGCCCAATGGAGTTGCCCATATTACCAGCTGGTGTTTGATATGAGCTGGATCAGCTGGATTTTTACCACGAATACAGTGACGTCGCTGCCGGAGCCCTTCCTGAGCCGGTGCAGGGTGGTGACCGTCGGTCAGGTGATGCGCGATGACCTCCACAGCTTCGCGCGTCGTCAGGGTAAACGACGCAGCCTTTCAGCGCCTTCGATCGAAGCTATCCTCGAGGTGATCATTGAGCGCGAAAGAGCTCGTCAGTCCGTCAATCTGCGCATGATCAACAGGATGCTCGACCTGGCCGAAATCCTCGAAACGGCCCCGATGCTTAACTGA
- a CDS encoding DDE-type integrase/transposase/recombinase encodes MTMFERMPMPRATHHLLECEAELIFNGRCGTVFEVRPEASLIAWKEFFDLETGEVHAARSSALTHEDAARADREGRLAVTRRPGSANAVGRPSRFDRSPEEIRRMEWRKSYVLASDALVSSGAMRPSRTEFERCADEILAAGETRDLHTQMQKNGYAAKRGGASVEWVRLKASPKSAAIIRRWYLAWKRGGDDALFDNLRASGRRGTRMLDEERAFMWSVIEMRLDLERPSISSIVDSVQTAFDVHNQGVVPGTGDDRILEVPGYDAIWSAINEIAPLDHAIRTRGLKIAYRDMHGVGIGIETTRALERVEIDEYTMDLMVLFRKTGILELLSDDIVRALGLDGSAKRVVLSAAIDVHTRCIVGIKLGKEASARLMRDTVEMIYTEKTPITDGIAEMDWPMYGRPGLIAMDRGAAYVADETYDLLAAAGITNFGAPAGKPWLRGFIERLFRTIHSKLLQRFSGRTFSDVVQRGENNHIDRASVTLEDLLGFLTRWIVDIYHLEPHRGLNGMSPYEAWMEATANLRPAEMSRREMRHVFGIKDKRKYQKSGFRVFHLDYMSDELHALNLREAEIAWWPGDISAIEVKVGPDRWLTVPVTDPKWIGKTHIDHTAWLMSRRERNREHEAIANRAKYALDVESYRRKQLSNLLPTIMTAHELRLEEERHRRYLDTASRRMNSAEPRDLFADEVETEIPPQGEISSTPPVSQPNADNSAPRHPEVPGDDDTDDLMD; translated from the coding sequence ATGACCATGTTCGAACGCATGCCCATGCCCCGGGCGACGCACCATTTGTTGGAATGCGAGGCCGAGCTCATTTTCAATGGCCGCTGCGGTACCGTTTTCGAGGTGAGGCCGGAGGCATCTCTCATCGCCTGGAAAGAGTTCTTCGACTTGGAAACTGGCGAGGTCCACGCGGCGCGTTCTTCTGCACTGACCCATGAGGATGCCGCCCGAGCCGATCGGGAAGGGCGGCTGGCGGTGACACGCCGTCCGGGAAGTGCGAATGCTGTTGGTCGTCCGAGCCGGTTTGATCGCTCCCCCGAGGAAATCCGACGGATGGAATGGCGAAAGTCCTATGTGCTGGCTTCAGATGCTCTGGTTTCATCCGGTGCGATGCGCCCGAGCCGGACCGAGTTCGAACGCTGTGCGGACGAGATCCTCGCCGCCGGTGAAACGCGCGATCTTCACACGCAGATGCAGAAAAACGGTTACGCGGCAAAGCGGGGCGGCGCATCGGTCGAATGGGTGCGCCTGAAGGCATCGCCGAAGTCGGCGGCCATCATTCGGCGCTGGTACCTTGCCTGGAAGCGGGGCGGCGATGACGCGCTTTTCGACAATCTTCGGGCCTCGGGCCGCCGCGGCACGCGGATGCTCGACGAAGAGCGCGCTTTCATGTGGTCGGTCATCGAGATGCGACTTGATCTGGAGCGTCCGAGCATCAGCAGCATTGTCGACAGCGTCCAGACGGCATTCGATGTCCATAATCAAGGAGTCGTCCCTGGAACCGGGGATGATCGCATCCTCGAAGTTCCCGGCTATGACGCGATTTGGAGCGCGATCAACGAAATTGCCCCGCTCGATCACGCGATCCGCACCCGTGGTCTCAAAATCGCTTATCGCGACATGCATGGGGTTGGAATCGGTATCGAGACCACCCGCGCCCTGGAGAGGGTCGAGATTGACGAATATACCATGGATCTGATGGTGCTGTTTCGGAAAACCGGTATCCTCGAGCTTTTGAGCGACGACATCGTACGCGCCCTCGGTCTGGATGGATCGGCGAAGCGGGTCGTGCTGTCCGCGGCCATTGATGTCCACACTCGCTGCATCGTCGGGATCAAGCTCGGCAAAGAGGCCTCAGCGCGATTGATGCGCGACACCGTGGAGATGATTTACACCGAGAAAACGCCGATCACCGATGGCATCGCCGAGATGGACTGGCCGATGTATGGGCGGCCGGGGCTGATCGCGATGGATCGGGGAGCGGCCTATGTCGCCGACGAGACCTATGATCTATTGGCGGCGGCAGGGATCACCAATTTCGGTGCGCCTGCGGGTAAACCCTGGCTCCGGGGCTTCATTGAGCGGCTGTTTCGCACCATTCATTCCAAACTGCTGCAGCGATTTTCCGGACGCACCTTTTCCGACGTGGTGCAACGCGGTGAAAATAATCACATCGACCGCGCATCCGTCACGCTGGAAGATCTTCTCGGGTTTCTCACGCGCTGGATCGTCGACATCTATCATTTGGAGCCGCATCGCGGACTGAATGGCATGTCCCCTTATGAGGCCTGGATGGAGGCGACGGCCAACTTGCGGCCCGCAGAGATGTCGCGTCGCGAGATGCGCCACGTCTTCGGAATCAAGGACAAGCGGAAGTACCAGAAATCTGGCTTCCGGGTTTTCCATCTCGACTACATGTCCGACGAACTGCATGCGCTGAATCTGCGCGAAGCGGAAATCGCGTGGTGGCCGGGTGATATCAGCGCCATTGAGGTGAAAGTCGGCCCGGATCGTTGGCTGACGGTCCCGGTCACCGATCCCAAATGGATTGGCAAAACGCATATTGACCACACGGCATGGCTGATGAGCCGCCGCGAGCGCAATCGAGAGCATGAAGCGATTGCGAACCGGGCCAAATATGCGCTGGATGTCGAGTCCTATCGGCGAAAGCAACTCTCAAACCTGCTGCCAACCATCATGACGGCGCATGAGTTGCGCCTCGAAGAGGAGCGGCATCGTCGCTACCTGGACACGGCGTCACGGCGGATGAACAGCGCCGAGCCTCGTGATCTCTTCGCCGATGAGGTTGAGACAGAGATTCCGCCACAAGGCGAGATATCATCGACGCCGCCGGTTTCTCAGCCCAACGCTGACAATTCCGCGCCCCGTCACCCGGAAGTTCCGGGCGATGACGACACTGATGATTTGATGGATTGA
- a CDS encoding PDDEXK family nuclease produces MLEGMNTYQWAAPARSRAKRAIPRKADRHAVGQLVFGPGNGQCLGYASHLEYKVAICAIYRPDVIDVEEQLEGVRYFLPSLPVGKQNPLHYIDFRVTKRGGHRVGLIVKPSCRVTPEFRAQVRAVAVAARGKLVDSVCLVTEENINRIELANAEFMHEVRFPDPESDAVLASFLPTMMEACRISDIVRQTGLGDRGFAAVLRALTQQALQFDRRQRITFDTVVWPAERGQVQ; encoded by the coding sequence ATGCTTGAAGGAATGAACACCTATCAATGGGCGGCGCCGGCGCGAAGCCGTGCCAAGCGGGCCATACCGCGCAAGGCCGATCGCCATGCAGTCGGACAGCTCGTCTTCGGCCCCGGCAACGGCCAATGCCTCGGCTATGCAAGCCATCTCGAATACAAGGTCGCGATCTGCGCGATCTACCGACCTGATGTGATCGACGTTGAAGAGCAGCTGGAAGGCGTCAGATATTTTCTGCCGAGTCTGCCGGTCGGCAAGCAGAATCCACTGCACTACATCGACTTTCGAGTGACCAAACGTGGGGGTCATCGTGTTGGCCTTATCGTAAAGCCGTCGTGTCGCGTAACTCCAGAATTCCGCGCCCAGGTGAGAGCAGTGGCGGTCGCCGCCAGAGGAAAACTGGTCGACAGTGTTTGCCTCGTCACCGAAGAAAACATCAACCGGATTGAACTCGCGAATGCCGAATTCATGCATGAGGTGCGGTTTCCGGATCCCGAGAGCGATGCCGTCCTCGCGAGCTTTCTGCCAACGATGATGGAGGCATGCCGGATTTCCGACATCGTCCGGCAGACCGGTCTCGGCGATCGCGGTTTCGCGGCGGTGCTCCGCGCTCTCACCCAACAAGCTCTGCAATTCGACCGCCGCCAACGCATCACCTTTGACACGGTCGTTTGGCCAGCGGAACGGGGGCAGGTGCAATGA